A single genomic interval of Candidatus Brocadia sp. harbors:
- a CDS encoding VWA domain-containing protein: MKYMDDKKSIINLTNTDNTPASFQQKNWVKKLVAASGKPVVPRTSGKIVYLLVDCSGSMAEGNKIAQAKKGAIGFAKEAQRMEYSVGLIQFASHAESVLEPQNELTSLNIKVEKLSANGSTNMAAAIQIAGDKLLEKAGEKVICVVTDGMPDDKKATLEAANEIRMQGVEIMTIGTDGADKEFLEELATRKELSLKVLRDQLERGIVSMAKMLPQKMDSQKL; encoded by the coding sequence ATGAAATACATGGATGATAAGAAATCTATAATTAATTTAACGAATACGGATAATACTCCCGCAAGCTTTCAGCAAAAAAATTGGGTCAAAAAACTTGTGGCGGCTTCAGGAAAACCGGTAGTGCCGCGAACATCGGGAAAGATTGTGTATCTTCTCGTGGATTGCTCAGGAAGCATGGCAGAAGGTAACAAAATAGCGCAGGCAAAAAAGGGTGCCATCGGCTTTGCCAAAGAAGCGCAAAGGATGGAATACTCTGTGGGTCTCATCCAATTTGCATCGCATGCTGAATCCGTACTTGAACCACAGAATGAACTTACAAGTCTTAATATCAAAGTTGAAAAACTATCAGCCAATGGTTCAACGAACATGGCGGCTGCTATCCAAATAGCAGGAGATAAACTTTTAGAGAAGGCTGGTGAGAAAGTAATTTGTGTTGTGACAGATGGAATGCCAGACGATAAAAAAGCCACCCTTGAAGCCGCGAATGAAATAAGAATGCAGGGAGTCGAAATTATGACCATTGGAACTGACGGTGCTGATAAAGAGTTCCTCGAAGAACTTGCGACACGAAAAGAACTTTCACTGAAGGTCCTAAGAGACCAACTTGAGCGGGGCATTGTTTCAATGGCGAAGATGTTGCCTCAAAAAATGGATAGCCAAAAACTATAG
- a CDS encoding peptidyl-prolyl cis-trans isomerase, with amino-acid sequence MKKIVAILIIALFCVAQAAWANPSSPRVRLETNKGAIILELDSKAAPKTVENFLCYVKDGFYNGTIFHRVIKGFMIQGGGLTDDMRERPTGSPIANEADNGLKNRRGTVAMARTMDPHSATVQFFINTVDNAFLDHKGKTTNGWGYCVFGKVVEGMNVVDTIENLPTTTKSGFQDVPTSPVVIEKAMTQE; translated from the coding sequence TTGAAGAAGATCGTAGCTATACTTATCATCGCTCTGTTTTGTGTTGCGCAAGCGGCTTGGGCGAATCCTTCAAGCCCCCGCGTTCGACTGGAAACCAATAAAGGTGCCATTATCCTGGAACTTGATTCAAAAGCTGCTCCGAAAACGGTTGAAAATTTTCTCTGCTATGTCAAGGATGGATTTTATAATGGTACCATCTTTCATCGGGTGATAAAAGGGTTTATGATACAGGGTGGAGGCTTAACTGATGATATGCGGGAGAGACCTACAGGGTCCCCGATCGCAAATGAGGCTGACAATGGACTCAAAAACCGGCGCGGTACAGTGGCTATGGCACGCACCATGGATCCCCACTCCGCCACTGTCCAATTCTTTATCAACACCGTGGATAATGCTTTCCTTGACCATAAAGGGAAAACCACCAATGGCTGGGGCTATTGCGTATTTGGTAAAGTTGTAGAGGGTATGAATGTGGTGGATACGATTGAAAACCTGCCTACCACAACCAAGTCAGGATTTCAGGATGTTCCTACTTCTCCTGTCGTCATTGAAAAGGCAATGACGCAGGAATAA
- a CDS encoding J domain-containing protein gives MKGLIGFILIIIIFLLLLLLAFGLLRVALITLPACGVAICVMLLTLYLFRAVKIHRLNSHGTLAKVVIVQFDGQKLNWDLEESQIELYAKTKLATFLSIILGITSIWSILSIIYKKGAFNGLTGFSSDVNLAIGYIISGVVLIVTIFKAKPGETLKDAIWERASHLVRQTNTQLERIKELCSLETSIKSIAYQLKVSFPIDFKTEIQEFVNTHKNELLSDTSAVNNLIIENIKRAEEDRIYLEKANNHYRAAMKLYTVVAIEVNWTGSMPLIKEMEYDYEGLTSENLKSLLWNRKWDDFHDIVNEIMRDLQRLRELAIKYQEEGYKEGANGYKKETDEEKAYRIMEISPAASDEQIKKAYRELVLNYHPDNAEQTTLGIKKLAEERFKEINWAYDFLKGIRNFC, from the coding sequence ATGAAGGGATTAATCGGTTTTATCCTAATAATTATTATTTTTTTGCTTCTTTTGCTGTTGGCTTTTGGGTTGCTTAGAGTGGCACTGATAACCTTACCAGCTTGTGGTGTAGCAATATGTGTAATGCTTTTGACCCTCTATTTATTTCGTGCCGTCAAAATCCATCGTCTGAACTCTCACGGAACTTTAGCAAAGGTAGTGATAGTTCAGTTTGACGGACAGAAATTGAATTGGGATCTGGAAGAATCTCAAATTGAATTATATGCAAAAACAAAATTGGCGACGTTCTTAAGTATTATCTTAGGGATAACATCTATCTGGTCAATCCTGAGTATAATTTATAAAAAAGGTGCCTTTAATGGTCTAACGGGGTTTTCTTCCGATGTTAATCTGGCAATAGGATATATTATATCAGGAGTTGTCCTCATTGTAACAATATTCAAAGCAAAGCCTGGAGAAACCCTCAAAGATGCAATATGGGAGCGGGCTAGTCATTTGGTTCGTCAGACAAACACTCAGCTTGAAAGAATCAAGGAGTTATGCTCATTGGAAACTTCGATCAAATCGATTGCCTATCAATTGAAAGTCTCTTTTCCAATAGATTTTAAAACAGAAATTCAGGAGTTTGTCAATACTCATAAAAACGAACTTTTATCTGATACTTCCGCAGTGAATAATTTGATTATAGAAAATATTAAACGAGCCGAAGAAGACAGAATATATTTAGAAAAAGCAAACAATCATTATCGCGCTGCAATGAAACTATACACAGTTGTAGCTATTGAAGTAAACTGGACTGGCAGCATGCCACTTATAAAGGAAATGGAATATGATTATGAAGGTTTAACTTCTGAAAATCTAAAATCCCTTTTATGGAATAGAAAATGGGATGATTTTCATGATATAGTAAACGAAATTATGAGGGATCTTCAGCGACTGAGAGAACTGGCCATAAAATATCAGGAGGAGGGGTATAAAGAAGGGGCAAATGGTTATAAGAAAGAGACGGACGAAGAGAAAGCATACCGTATTATGGAAATTTCACCTGCCGCATCAGATGAACAAATTAAAAAGGCTTATAGGGAGTTGGTACTTAACTATCACCCTGACAATGCAGAACAAACCACTCTTGGCATAAAAAAATTGGCGGAAGAACGCTTCAAGGAGATTAACTGGGCATATGATTTCTTGAAAGGAATTCGAAACTTCTGTTAA
- a CDS encoding DUF1318 domain-containing protein: MKLKMYVSLLIIMIFGGFFANVSAVADDLSAIKRQMEKRLPIIVELKSKGIIGENNTGYLQFIGGRREKEDIVQAENQDRRKVYESIAKKEGANIEQVGQRRAQQIAIKARKGEWLQNPAGKWYQK; encoded by the coding sequence ATGAAATTAAAAATGTATGTTTCTCTTCTGATCATTATGATATTCGGAGGTTTTTTTGCAAATGTTTCAGCAGTTGCTGATGATCTGAGTGCAATAAAAAGACAAATGGAAAAACGTCTTCCCATTATTGTTGAATTAAAGTCCAAAGGAATAATCGGTGAGAACAATACGGGATATTTGCAATTTATTGGTGGAAGGCGCGAAAAAGAGGACATCGTTCAGGCAGAAAATCAGGATAGAAGAAAGGTTTATGAATCAATTGCTAAAAAAGAAGGAGCAAATATAGAGCAAGTGGGGCAGCGCAGGGCACAGCAGATTGCCATTAAAGCAAGGAAGGGAGAATGGTTACAAAATCCGGCCGGAAAATGGTACCAGAAATAG
- the ychF gene encoding redox-regulated ATPase YchF, whose translation MGLNCGIVGLPNVGKSTIFNALTSAKAASANYPFCTIDPNVGVVAVPDRRLDKIAEIITTEKIVPTTVEFVDIAGLVKGASQGEGLGNQFLGHIKNVNAILHVVRCFEKSDIIHVEGGIHPIRDIEIINTELILADMDTVEKRLLKNERLLKTGDKNIIAAVGVLKKVRDGLNGNKPVRLLSLSDEERKLIEDMHLMTEKPVLYVVNVFDFEKDKQYIEEVGNYAKQENSKCVVISGDIESEIAQMESTERKTYYEEMGIKESGLEKLIRETYHLLGLITYFTAGPKEVKAWTITQGTKAPQAAGVIHSDFERGFICAETYNYNDLIAMGSEHKVKEKGLLRREGKEYVVKDGDIMHFRFNV comes from the coding sequence ATGGGTTTAAATTGTGGCATTGTTGGATTACCGAACGTCGGAAAATCCACGATCTTTAATGCATTGACCTCTGCCAAGGCTGCCTCGGCAAATTATCCCTTTTGTACCATTGATCCCAATGTGGGTGTGGTTGCCGTACCGGATAGGCGTCTGGATAAGATAGCAGAAATAATTACTACTGAAAAAATTGTACCCACAACCGTTGAATTTGTAGATATCGCGGGGTTGGTGAAGGGTGCCAGTCAGGGAGAGGGTTTGGGAAATCAATTTTTGGGGCACATTAAGAATGTTAATGCCATTTTGCATGTGGTGCGTTGTTTTGAAAAAAGTGATATCATTCACGTAGAAGGTGGGATACACCCAATCCGTGATATCGAGATTATCAATACGGAATTAATCCTTGCAGATATGGATACGGTAGAAAAAAGGCTATTAAAGAACGAGAGACTTTTGAAAACCGGTGATAAAAATATTATTGCTGCCGTTGGCGTACTAAAAAAAGTCAGGGATGGCCTCAATGGTAATAAACCTGTCAGGTTATTATCTTTATCGGATGAGGAGAGAAAGCTCATCGAGGATATGCATTTAATGACTGAAAAGCCGGTATTATATGTTGTTAATGTCTTTGATTTTGAAAAAGATAAGCAATACATTGAAGAAGTCGGTAATTATGCAAAACAGGAAAATTCAAAATGCGTGGTCATTTCAGGGGACATCGAATCAGAGATAGCACAGATGGAATCAACTGAAAGAAAGACGTATTATGAGGAGATGGGGATAAAAGAGTCTGGACTGGAAAAGTTGATTCGAGAAACGTATCATCTATTAGGTCTTATTACCTATTTCACCGCAGGTCCAAAAGAAGTAAAGGCATGGACGATTACACAGGGAACGAAGGCGCCGCAGGCCGCGGGGGTGATTCATTCTGATTTTGAGCGAGGATTTATCTGCGCTGAAACATACAACTATAATGATCTTATTGCGATGGGTTCCGAACACAAGGTAAAAGAAAAAGGACTTTTAAGACGTGAGGGAAAGGAATACGTTGTGAAGGATGGGGATATTATGCATTTCAGATTTAATGTGTGA